A single window of Planctomycetia bacterium DNA harbors:
- the accC gene encoding acetyl-CoA carboxylase biotin carboxylase subunit, giving the protein MFKRILIANRGEIALRIIRACRELGIETVAIFSEADRGAKYLDLADERYCVGPAKASESYLKINRVISAAEVGNVQAIHPGYGFLAENAHFAEVCRSCNIEFIGPSHEAMLKLGDKNTARKLAREAGVPVVPGSDGLIADDRDAVRIAHEIGFPVLIKATAGGGGRGMRVASNDLALNSALSQAKAEAEAAFGDGGVYLEKYVEHPRHIEVQVVADLHGNVVHLWERDCTMQRRHQKVIEESPAAHISEKVRREICAAAVRLVHVANYTNAGTVEFIVDRNENFYFIEANARIQVEHPVTEMVTGIDLIKTQLRIAAGEPLAFKQEDIQVRGHAIECRINAENPFKNFQPAPGKIEQLIVPGGFGVRFDSHAHAGYVVPSNYDSMIGKLIVHQPTRREAIECMLRALKELRVEGIPTTVPRLADILRHTAFNEGRVDTTFIERTWPPGT; this is encoded by the coding sequence ATGTTCAAACGCATCCTAATTGCCAATCGCGGCGAGATCGCCTTGCGGATCATTCGCGCTTGTCGCGAGCTGGGCATTGAGACCGTGGCGATCTTCAGCGAGGCGGATCGCGGCGCGAAGTATCTTGATCTCGCCGACGAGCGCTATTGCGTTGGTCCGGCCAAGGCGTCGGAAAGCTATCTCAAGATCAATCGGGTGATCAGTGCCGCGGAAGTCGGCAACGTGCAGGCCATTCACCCTGGCTACGGGTTTTTGGCCGAGAACGCGCACTTCGCCGAGGTTTGCCGTAGTTGCAATATCGAGTTCATCGGCCCGTCGCACGAGGCGATGCTCAAGTTGGGCGACAAGAACACGGCGCGCAAGCTGGCGCGCGAAGCCGGCGTGCCGGTCGTGCCCGGCAGCGACGGATTGATCGCCGACGACAGGGACGCGGTTCGGATCGCGCACGAGATCGGTTTCCCGGTGCTGATCAAAGCCACGGCCGGCGGCGGCGGTCGCGGGATGCGGGTGGCCTCGAACGATTTGGCGCTGAACTCCGCGCTGTCGCAGGCCAAGGCCGAGGCGGAGGCCGCGTTCGGCGATGGCGGCGTGTACCTGGAAAAATACGTCGAGCATCCGCGTCACATTGAAGTCCAGGTGGTCGCCGACTTGCATGGCAACGTCGTACACCTCTGGGAACGCGATTGCACGATGCAACGCCGCCACCAAAAGGTCATCGAAGAAAGTCCCGCCGCGCACATCTCCGAAAAGGTGCGCCGCGAGATCTGCGCGGCCGCAGTCCGCCTGGTCCACGTCGCCAATTACACCAACGCCGGCACCGTGGAGTTCATCGTCGATCGCAACGAGAACTTCTACTTCATCGAAGCGAATGCGCGGATTCAGGTCGAGCATCCCGTCACGGAAATGGTGACCGGCATCGACTTGATTAAGACGCAACTTAGGATCGCAGCCGGCGAACCCTTGGCGTTCAAGCAAGAAGATATTCAGGTTCGCGGCCATGCCATCGAATGCCGGATCAACGCCGAGAATCCGTTTAAGAACTTTCAGCCGGCGCCCGGCAAGATCGAGCAATTGATCGTGCCCGGCGGATTCGGCGTGCGTTTTGATTCGCACGCGCACGCTGGCTACGTAGTGCCGTCGAACTATGACTCGATGATCGGCAAGTTGATCGTCCACCAGCCGACGCGCCGCGAAGCGATCGAGTGCATGCTCCGCGCACTGAAAGAACTGCGCGTTGAAGGAATTCCCACGACCGTGCCGCGCTTGGCCGACATTCTTCGGCATACCGCCTTCAACGAAGGGCGCGTCGACACGACGTTCATCGAACGCACCTGGCCGCCGGGGACGTAA
- the accB gene encoding acetyl-CoA carboxylase biotin carboxyl carrier protein has protein sequence MSATPTNPGDIFDPRKIRRLVELMNEHQLSEIDLQQGDTRIRLRGARGPKGVVVETMRPPAVESAPRPSAESPARVAAPAADGNFELIKSPMVGTFYSSANPESPAFVKVGDHVGPETTVCIIEAMKVFNEISAEVTGKIVATLVENGEPVEYGQPLYKVEASK, from the coding sequence ATGTCCGCGACTCCGACCAATCCCGGCGATATCTTCGATCCTCGCAAGATTCGCCGGCTGGTCGAGCTGATGAACGAGCACCAGCTCAGCGAAATCGATTTGCAACAGGGTGACACGCGCATCCGGCTGCGTGGCGCCCGCGGGCCGAAGGGAGTCGTCGTCGAAACGATGCGACCCCCGGCCGTGGAGTCCGCGCCGCGCCCGTCCGCGGAATCGCCGGCTCGCGTCGCTGCGCCGGCGGCCGACGGCAACTTCGAGCTGATCAAAAGCCCGATGGTCGGCACCTTCTATTCGTCGGCGAATCCGGAATCGCCGGCGTTCGTCAAGGTCGGCGATCACGTCGGCCCCGAGACGACGGTGTGCATCATCGAGGCGATGAAGGTTTTCAACGAGATCTCCGCCGAGGTCACCGGGAAAATCGTCGCGACGCTCGTGGAAAACGGCGAGCCGGTTGAATACGGCCAGCCGCTGTATAAGGTCGAGGCGTCGAAGTAA
- a CDS encoding Xaa-Pro peptidase family protein — MDRYPSRLKRLRSLMRKAGLPSLLVSHTSNVTYLTGFTGDSSYLWVGSSEEILISDGRYTTQLEEECPGLRVHLRKVGERMASATSTALAAVKPATIGIEAGTMTVAVRDELAEKLPKAALAAAADLVEQLRQIKDKEEIASIRVAVEQAERAFRLVSAGVRGDATEKQIADQFEAALRHFGATGSCFPPIIAAGARSALPHARASEASIAGAEFVLIDWGARNGLYVSDLTRLWVTAKISPKLERVYRVVFEANRAAIAAIRPGATAQQIDAVARGVIHDAGFGANFTHGLGHGIGLDVHEEPRLSSTNQRPLEPGMVLTIEPGVYLPGWGGVRLEDDVLVTKSGAEVLSTLPKSLESMTLNL; from the coding sequence ATGGATCGCTACCCATCCCGACTCAAGCGTCTGCGCTCCCTGATGCGTAAGGCAGGGCTGCCGTCGCTGCTGGTTTCGCACACCAGCAACGTGACCTACCTCACCGGCTTCACCGGCGACAGCTCGTATCTGTGGGTCGGCTCGAGTGAGGAAATCCTCATCAGCGACGGGCGCTATACCACGCAACTCGAAGAAGAATGCCCGGGGCTGCGCGTGCATCTGCGGAAGGTTGGCGAGCGGATGGCCTCGGCCACGTCAACCGCGCTGGCGGCGGTAAAGCCAGCGACGATCGGCATCGAGGCCGGCACGATGACCGTTGCGGTGCGGGATGAACTGGCCGAGAAACTGCCCAAGGCGGCGTTGGCGGCGGCGGCAGACCTGGTCGAACAGCTGCGCCAGATTAAGGACAAGGAAGAGATCGCCTCGATCCGCGTCGCCGTGGAGCAAGCCGAGCGGGCGTTTCGCCTCGTTTCGGCGGGCGTGCGCGGCGACGCAACCGAAAAACAGATCGCCGATCAGTTCGAGGCGGCGCTCCGCCACTTCGGCGCGACCGGCTCGTGTTTCCCGCCGATAATTGCCGCCGGCGCCCGGTCGGCGTTGCCGCATGCCCGCGCGAGTGAGGCTTCGATCGCGGGGGCGGAGTTCGTGTTGATCGACTGGGGAGCGCGGAACGGGCTCTACGTCAGCGACTTGACGCGTCTCTGGGTGACGGCTAAAATTTCGCCGAAACTTGAACGCGTGTATAGAGTTGTGTTCGAGGCGAACCGCGCGGCGATCGCCGCGATTCGACCCGGCGCGACGGCCCAGCAGATCGACGCTGTCGCCCGTGGCGTGATCCACGACGCTGGCTTTGGGGCGAACTTCACGCACGGCTTAGGGCACGGCATTGGGCTGGATGTGCATGAGGAACCGCGGCTCTCTTCTACCAATCAACGGCCGCTGGAACCGGGAATGGTGTTGACGATTGAACCGGGCGTTTACCTTCCAGGCTGGGGCGGCGTGAGACTGGAAGACGACGTGTTGGTCACCAAATCCGGCGCAGAAGTGCTGAGCACGCTGCCCAAGTCCTTGGAATCCATGACGCTGAACCTGTAA